The Conexivisphaera calida genome includes a region encoding these proteins:
- a CDS encoding 30S ribosomal protein S27e: MKKDQILIPLPRSAFLLVKCPNCGAERVVFSHAKTVVKCPNCGAELTRPTGGKAEILGEIVRRLD; the protein is encoded by the coding sequence TTGAAGAAAGATCAGATACTGATACCCCTGCCCAGGAGCGCGTTCCTGTTGGTCAAGTGCCCGAACTGCGGCGCGGAGCGCGTTGTCTTCTCCCACGCCAAGACCGTGGTCAAGTGCCCGAACTGCGGCGCGGAGCTTACGAGGCCCACGGGCGGAAAGGCTGAGATACTTGGGGAGATAGTCCGGAGACTTGATTAG
- a CDS encoding DUF302 domain-containing protein: protein MEYRKLGRKSFQEVCEEVMPVAEKNGLGVVGGLDMSGTLRSKGFAFPDMRIFLLCNAAYANIFLSAAPEMVSILPCHLSITARDGGVEIAASLLSYLTRDMKLENDVKAVVEAADAKLKAVVDQLAS from the coding sequence GTGGAGTATCGGAAGCTTGGCAGGAAGAGCTTTCAGGAAGTCTGCGAAGAGGTGATGCCAGTCGCGGAGAAGAACGGACTGGGGGTCGTGGGCGGGCTCGATATGTCCGGCACGCTGAGGTCAAAGGGCTTCGCTTTCCCTGACATGAGGATATTCCTGCTATGCAACGCGGCATATGCGAATATATTCCTATCGGCCGCCCCGGAAATGGTGTCAATACTGCCGTGCCATCTCTCGATTACCGCCCGCGATGGTGGAGTCGAGATAGCCGCGTCGCTGCTCAGTTATCTGACTAGGGACATGAAGTTGGAGAACGACGTGAAGGCCGTAGTGGAGGCGGCAGATGCCAAATTGAAGGCCGTAGTGGATCAGTTGGCAAGCTGA
- a CDS encoding UPF0147 family protein, which yields MSAENLENIKQAVAILQSLANDNVIPRNVRRSIKDVIDTLNDGSLSPAVRAANAIAALEEIAQDPNVPSYARVTLWNAFSYLERIREA from the coding sequence TTGTCCGCCGAGAACTTGGAGAACATAAAGCAGGCTGTCGCGATCCTGCAGTCGCTTGCGAATGATAACGTGATACCTAGGAACGTCCGGCGCTCCATAAAGGACGTCATTGACACGTTGAACGATGGTTCGCTCTCACCGGCCGTCAGGGCCGCCAACGCCATAGCCGCGCTGGAGGAGATAGCCCAGGATCCAAATGTACCGTCATACGCGCGGGTTACCCTCTGGAACGCGTTCTCCTACCTGGAAAGGATAAGGGAGGCCTGA
- a CDS encoding orotate phosphoribosyltransferase has product MSDHVPRIAEILRRRNVVKQGSYLLHLGNSSEFYVDMRTLPSYPDDFDEVTSALADLLRTGVGKFDRLVGIGDGAAPFTVAVSLKLQKPYAIVKKMEAENSFRDPLVGELHPGERVILLDDVASTGVTLACAAAMVRALGAHVDTAVVLVDRELGASKLLSTMGIGLLSVLRLSDILNAREGS; this is encoded by the coding sequence ATGAGCGATCACGTTCCTCGGATAGCGGAGATACTCAGGCGCAGAAATGTCGTGAAGCAGGGCAGCTACCTCCTACATCTTGGAAACTCCAGCGAGTTCTATGTGGACATGAGGACCCTTCCGTCTTATCCGGACGACTTCGACGAGGTCACGTCCGCGCTGGCGGATCTACTGAGGACAGGCGTTGGAAAGTTCGATCGGCTCGTGGGCATAGGCGACGGCGCCGCGCCGTTCACGGTGGCGGTAAGCCTGAAGTTGCAGAAACCCTATGCAATAGTCAAGAAGATGGAGGCCGAGAACAGTTTCAGAGACCCCCTGGTAGGGGAACTACACCCCGGCGAGAGGGTGATATTGTTAGACGACGTCGCGTCAACTGGAGTAACGCTGGCATGCGCGGCTGCGATGGTGAGGGCACTTGGAGCGCATGTGGACACAGCGGTCGTGCTTGTGGACAGGGAGCTCGGAGCGTCCAAGCTTCTGTCTACGATGGGCATTGGCCTCCTGAGCGTCCTCAGGCTCAGCGATATACTGAATGCCCGGGAAGGCTCCTGA
- a CDS encoding dTMP kinase: MTSICRIDADSLEHVLGLVERGDPRAVGAAADLGARPGVELSLASSLAISDVRRKSGLFIVVTGIDKSGKETHVFNPTHLPGVRPLVKVLSELGYETMGVHQPEYDLQSGQLIRSYLGLRGDCEISGKLPASIAWVLWSLNRALVNYPAVTWLSDGTRAVVAKRWSESNLAYHVTQGVDPARILSVESRFMQPDLFLVLDLDPDAATRRIGGIGDSFESRRQLLSAAREILGNLERYFPGSNVIRVDASRDPASVSRDLERGVREFLHR, translated from the coding sequence ATGACATCGATCTGTCGCATCGACGCGGATTCCCTGGAACATGTGCTGGGGCTCGTCGAGAGGGGTGATCCCAGGGCTGTAGGTGCGGCGGCCGACCTAGGCGCACGCCCGGGAGTGGAGCTTTCCCTCGCATCATCCCTCGCGATTTCAGATGTGCGCAGAAAATCAGGTCTATTCATCGTCGTCACGGGAATAGATAAGTCGGGAAAGGAGACTCACGTGTTCAATCCGACGCACCTGCCGGGGGTCAGGCCGCTGGTGAAGGTATTGAGTGAGCTGGGTTACGAAACCATGGGAGTTCACCAGCCTGAATATGATCTTCAGAGCGGACAGCTCATAAGATCTTATCTCGGGCTCAGGGGGGATTGCGAAATATCTGGTAAGCTTCCCGCATCAATCGCATGGGTCCTCTGGTCGCTCAACAGGGCGCTCGTGAACTATCCGGCGGTCACATGGCTGTCCGACGGAACACGTGCGGTCGTGGCCAAGAGATGGAGCGAGAGCAATCTCGCTTATCACGTGACCCAGGGAGTGGATCCGGCACGCATACTGTCAGTTGAGTCCAGGTTCATGCAGCCGGATCTGTTCCTCGTGCTGGATCTAGATCCGGATGCGGCGACTCGCAGGATCGGAGGAATAGGCGACTCCTTTGAGTCTAGGCGGCAGCTGCTTTCGGCCGCGAGGGAGATCCTTGGAAACCTCGAGCGCTATTTCCCGGGCTCCAACGTCATACGGGTGGATGCATCGCGTGACCCGGCGTCTGTGAGCAGGGACCTTGAGCGCGGCGTCAGGGAGTTCCTCCACAGGTGA
- the pcn gene encoding proliferating cell nuclear antigen (pcna), with protein MSFRAVSSNPDAWKALADALSGLVEEASFEVSPEGISLRAMDPSRVAMVSLSWTSSSFEEYSCGSSTSISIRVDDLRKVMKRVDKKDKIIVELGEGTITFRLKDGYEREFVVPLVEAGEALRPLPKLSFNVQAKIMQRALRKLLEDVEAVSDHVTLRAAQDALEFHGRSELGQVKARLTTGDPDLLELAVKEPSEATYSLEYLSDFVKSIKPAEVTTLEFSSKMPIKLAFPLDERGSVMEFYLAPRME; from the coding sequence ATGTCGTTCAGGGCGGTCAGCTCCAACCCGGATGCGTGGAAGGCACTCGCGGATGCCCTATCTGGGCTCGTGGAGGAGGCGTCGTTCGAGGTGTCCCCGGAGGGCATCTCGCTCAGGGCGATGGATCCATCCAGGGTGGCGATGGTCAGCCTATCCTGGACGAGCTCGTCGTTCGAGGAATACAGCTGCGGTTCCAGCACCTCGATCTCCATCAGGGTCGACGATCTGAGGAAGGTTATGAAGCGCGTGGACAAGAAGGACAAGATAATAGTGGAGCTGGGCGAGGGAACGATCACGTTCAGGCTCAAGGACGGCTACGAGAGGGAGTTCGTTGTGCCTCTTGTTGAGGCGGGTGAGGCATTGAGGCCGCTTCCCAAGCTGTCATTCAACGTGCAGGCCAAGATTATGCAGAGGGCCCTCAGGAAACTGTTGGAGGACGTCGAAGCGGTCTCGGACCACGTGACGCTGAGGGCAGCACAGGACGCGCTGGAATTTCATGGGAGGAGCGAGCTTGGTCAGGTGAAGGCCAGGTTGACCACCGGCGATCCGGACCTTCTGGAGTTGGCCGTGAAGGAGCCAAGTGAGGCGACCTATAGCCTTGAGTATCTATCGGACTTCGTGAAGAGCATAAAACCGGCTGAGGTGACCACGCTCGAGTTCTCCAGCAAGATGCCGATAAAGCTAGCATTTCCCCTGGACGAGCGTGGAAGCGTAATGGAGTTCTACTTGGCGCCCAGGATGGAGTGA
- a CDS encoding 50S ribosomal protein L44e: MKMPNVVTTYCPRCHKHTEHSVSLYKKGKDRKTAWGARRHEWEKKGYGGQKEPELKRTAKTTKKQTLKLKCRACGYVSVREGMRLKKLEIVEGGRSKGG; this comes from the coding sequence ATGAAGATGCCGAACGTCGTGACGACGTACTGTCCCCGGTGCCACAAGCACACGGAGCATAGCGTGAGCCTATACAAGAAGGGTAAGGACCGCAAGACTGCGTGGGGCGCCAGACGCCATGAGTGGGAGAAGAAGGGATACGGAGGCCAAAAGGAGCCTGAACTTAAGAGGACCGCCAAGACCACGAAGAAACAGACGCTCAAATTGAAGTGCAGGGCATGCGGCTACGTGAGCGTGAGAGAGGGAATGCGCCTGAAGAAGCTGGAGATAGTGGAGGGAGGGAGGTCGAAGGGCGGTTGA
- a CDS encoding DNA primase small subunit domain-containing protein produces the protein MVEEMEERGLGGEEIEFLRTSYREYYYRAASSMWIPRRLEAREVGFLTFDGGHRRHLHFSSPGELIAEILREIPWGVFYSVSLYEDPGNPEMERKGWVGADLVFDIDVKDLHPACIEEHDFYLCNDGSVHRLAERPMGCRRVDWVCPMCVDAGRKEVLKLLDVLQRDMGIRPDAISVYFSGHRGFHVHVEDENLMDMGREARAQIVDYLMLNSYNPGFLEGFLRTTEDGLETLAGWPWRIADVLRQRYGVPPTLRALEALTRGEVEAAISSAVRDVAVHVDPQVTMDLSRIFRMPTSLNEKTGMMKQRCADVMACDPLKDAVAIGDYPIKVEISYAPKLQIGGYTYGPYKRTALKLPAFVAAFLVSKGVAKVIK, from the coding sequence GTGGTGGAGGAAATGGAAGAACGAGGCCTGGGAGGAGAAGAGATAGAATTTCTGAGGACGAGCTATAGGGAGTACTACTACCGCGCCGCCTCGTCGATGTGGATTCCCAGGCGCCTAGAGGCGAGGGAGGTGGGATTCCTCACTTTTGACGGCGGACACAGGCGCCATCTTCACTTCAGTTCGCCGGGGGAGCTGATAGCTGAGATACTTAGGGAGATCCCCTGGGGCGTATTCTACTCGGTCTCACTGTACGAGGACCCAGGGAATCCGGAGATGGAGAGGAAGGGATGGGTGGGGGCGGACCTCGTGTTCGACATAGACGTCAAGGACCTCCATCCGGCGTGCATAGAAGAACACGACTTCTACCTTTGCAACGATGGATCGGTGCACCGGCTCGCGGAGCGCCCGATGGGGTGCCGCAGGGTGGACTGGGTATGCCCTATGTGCGTGGATGCCGGTAGGAAGGAGGTCCTGAAACTTCTGGACGTGCTGCAGCGCGACATGGGAATAAGACCGGACGCTATCTCAGTTTACTTCTCCGGCCACAGGGGGTTCCACGTGCACGTCGAGGATGAGAACCTGATGGACATGGGTAGGGAGGCGAGGGCGCAGATCGTGGATTACCTGATGCTCAACTCTTACAACCCTGGGTTCCTTGAGGGATTCCTGCGCACGACGGAGGATGGCTTGGAGACGCTCGCCGGATGGCCCTGGAGGATTGCGGATGTGCTGCGCCAAAGGTACGGTGTACCGCCGACGCTCAGGGCCCTGGAGGCGCTCACCAGAGGGGAAGTCGAGGCGGCGATCTCATCAGCAGTGCGGGACGTAGCAGTCCATGTGGATCCTCAAGTGACGATGGATCTCTCAAGGATATTCCGCATGCCCACGTCCCTCAACGAGAAGACCGGCATGATGAAGCAGAGATGTGCAGACGTGATGGCGTGCGACCCCCTCAAGGACGCGGTGGCGATAGGCGATTATCCAATTAAGGTGGAGATCTCGTACGCTCCTAAGCTACAGATAGGTGGCTATACCTATGGCCCCTACAAGCGCACGGCGCTCAAGCTTCCGGCATTCGTCGCGGCGTTCCTCGTCAGCAAGGGCGTGGCGAAAGTCATTAAATAG
- a CDS encoding NfeD family protein, with the protein MSGSRTLIWIWALVGLTVVLSASNPISLRASGGANGSVVVIDMGYTVDLGSSTLVRNAVEYAMSHRASAILMEMNSPGGYLDDMTNIISYLNEANQSGIPVYTYVLPGGLAASAASYIAMDSNVILMGPGSELGPSTPIVLGGSQLEQNHTEAAMLSLMESEAARWNRNSTAASYMVLYDSSYTAQQAVQYHLADGMADNISAAESYLGIAGLPQVQFSESYYEQFLSVISDPVVDGILMMLGLILIALDVLHPTVVMSAAGSVSLVLGLVGAELVGASAIGLVLLAVSAALLVLELKTGHGLAFLAAVFVGIAGVYMLGQGMQVSPSPYGLDFYAAAAAISVGGVALTVYVRSLSRYRRRPLTGRESLLGNVGVVVRELNPCGEVRIEGFIWRACSEEGRIRKGEEVLVTGYAGLQLKVRRAGNEIRSAQAGRVASTDPALPVN; encoded by the coding sequence ATGAGCGGCTCGAGGACCCTGATCTGGATCTGGGCGCTCGTCGGACTCACGGTTGTCCTATCGGCGTCGAATCCCATATCTTTGCGCGCCTCGGGAGGCGCGAATGGCTCCGTGGTGGTCATAGACATGGGATACACTGTAGACCTGGGATCCTCGACGCTCGTGAGGAATGCAGTCGAATACGCGATGTCGCACAGGGCCAGCGCGATATTGATGGAGATGAACTCGCCCGGCGGATATTTGGACGATATGACGAACATAATATCGTATCTCAACGAGGCTAACCAATCCGGGATCCCGGTCTACACCTACGTGCTTCCGGGAGGCTTGGCGGCCTCCGCCGCCAGCTACATCGCCATGGACTCTAATGTGATACTGATGGGACCAGGCTCCGAGCTGGGTCCCTCCACTCCAATAGTCCTAGGCGGTTCTCAGCTGGAACAGAACCACACGGAGGCGGCTATGCTCTCCCTAATGGAGAGTGAGGCTGCAAGGTGGAACAGGAACTCCACCGCCGCCAGCTATATGGTGCTCTATGATTCATCGTACACCGCGCAGCAAGCTGTACAGTATCACCTGGCGGACGGAATGGCGGATAACATATCGGCAGCCGAGTCCTATCTAGGGATCGCAGGTCTGCCACAGGTACAGTTCTCCGAGAGCTACTACGAGCAGTTCCTCAGCGTGATCAGTGATCCCGTGGTTGACGGCATCCTGATGATGCTGGGGCTCATACTGATAGCGCTGGACGTGCTGCACCCCACCGTAGTAATGAGTGCGGCGGGCTCCGTATCCCTTGTCCTGGGCTTGGTCGGGGCGGAGCTTGTCGGGGCATCCGCGATAGGGCTGGTACTGCTCGCCGTGTCCGCAGCTCTCCTGGTCCTGGAGCTTAAGACGGGGCATGGGCTGGCGTTCCTGGCGGCCGTGTTCGTCGGCATTGCTGGGGTATACATGCTGGGCCAGGGCATGCAAGTCTCGCCCTCCCCATACGGCCTAGATTTCTACGCGGCTGCTGCCGCCATCTCCGTGGGCGGAGTGGCTCTCACGGTATATGTGAGGTCCCTGTCCAGATACAGGAGGAGGCCTCTGACCGGGAGGGAGTCGCTGCTGGGCAACGTCGGCGTCGTTGTCAGGGAATTAAATCCATGCGGCGAGGTCAGGATTGAGGGCTTCATATGGAGGGCGTGTTCGGAGGAAGGCCGGATAAGAAAGGGGGAGGAGGTGCTCGTGACGGGATATGCGGGACTACAGCTCAAGGTGAGGAGGGCGGGCAACGAGATCCGGAGTGCCCAGGCCGGGCGTGTGGCATCCACGGATCCGGCATTGCCGGTCAACTGA
- a CDS encoding UbiD family decarboxylase, with the protein MCAATIVAVEPVRSLREHLLRLRRAGELAEHGRAKLGEVPSVVARSGKRAGIVDVEGYSIPFAFNTLSSGWHAAQALGVEEAEFRSRFLDAVANPRKPSSVGDLELRGPTDPDLEALPVPKYYEGDAGRYVTSSVVFAKSPDGEFANASMHRIRILDGRRGVIRMVENRHLHRLYTEASSAGMDLKIVVEIGANPLVELSAAYQAPFGSYEAWVANSLAGDTMNFAEVGGIEVPTGCEVLLEGRIRRDALDSDVMVDMLGLYDKPRMQPIVEFDRMYLSENPIFRGLLAGGAEHRFLMSFPVEVKLEQQLRNMIPGVRRVVLTEGGGRWLHAVIQLEKRMESDPRTAIIAAFTYDQSLKMVTVVDDDINPEDPEDVEFAIATRFQPDRDLIVLSGMRGSSLDPSSDQATLTTAKWGIDATAPMDSRDRFRRARIA; encoded by the coding sequence ATGTGCGCAGCGACCATCGTGGCCGTGGAACCGGTGCGCAGTCTCAGGGAACACCTACTCAGGCTCAGGAGAGCTGGTGAGCTCGCGGAACATGGAAGGGCGAAGCTCGGGGAAGTTCCATCGGTTGTTGCTAGATCCGGTAAGCGCGCTGGTATAGTCGACGTGGAGGGATACTCAATTCCATTCGCGTTCAACACGTTGTCCAGCGGTTGGCACGCTGCGCAGGCGCTTGGCGTGGAGGAGGCGGAGTTCAGATCACGCTTCCTCGATGCCGTGGCCAACCCGAGGAAGCCCAGCTCGGTGGGGGATCTGGAGCTCAGGGGCCCGACGGATCCGGACTTGGAAGCCCTTCCGGTACCCAAGTACTATGAGGGCGACGCGGGACGCTACGTAACCAGCTCCGTGGTGTTCGCCAAGAGCCCTGATGGCGAGTTCGCCAATGCTTCAATGCACAGAATAAGGATCCTCGACGGCCGCAGAGGCGTCATACGGATGGTGGAAAATCGCCATCTGCACAGGCTTTACACAGAGGCAAGCTCGGCCGGGATGGACTTAAAAATAGTCGTCGAGATAGGAGCTAATCCGCTAGTCGAGCTATCGGCTGCGTATCAAGCTCCCTTCGGATCCTACGAGGCGTGGGTTGCCAACAGCTTGGCCGGTGACACGATGAACTTCGCGGAGGTCGGTGGCATCGAGGTCCCCACGGGGTGCGAGGTGCTCCTCGAGGGAAGGATTAGGCGTGACGCACTGGACTCGGATGTCATGGTGGATATGCTGGGGCTTTATGATAAGCCGAGGATGCAACCAATCGTGGAGTTCGATCGTATGTACCTGTCGGAGAACCCGATTTTCAGGGGATTGCTGGCCGGTGGCGCGGAGCATCGGTTCCTCATGTCGTTCCCCGTGGAGGTGAAGCTGGAACAGCAGCTTAGGAACATGATCCCGGGCGTCAGGAGGGTCGTGTTGACCGAGGGCGGTGGGCGCTGGCTCCACGCGGTGATACAGCTGGAGAAGAGGATGGAGAGCGATCCTAGGACGGCCATAATAGCCGCGTTCACGTATGATCAGTCGCTCAAGATGGTCACGGTGGTGGACGATGACATAAATCCGGAGGATCCCGAGGACGTGGAGTTCGCGATTGCGACTAGGTTCCAGCCGGACAGGGACCTCATAGTGCTCTCGGGGATGCGTGGCTCATCGCTTGATCCATCGAGTGACCAGGCGACGCTCACCACGGCCAAGTGGGGGATAGACGCGACCGCGCCCATGGATAGCAGGGACAGGTTCAGACGCGCGAGGATTGCTTAA
- a CDS encoding aconitase X swivel domain-containing protein has protein sequence MHQGIRVLVGGNGAGMPVILGRPISPLGDLDQDRGVLRGERLELRDKILMFPYAVGSSVGSYVLYSLAAKGLSPSAIFVEKADLMLVSGCALGGIPLIELRDEYDNMRNRLSVCQRAFFSARVPDLLEITCGGTP, from the coding sequence ATGCACCAAGGCATACGGGTGCTCGTCGGCGGCAATGGTGCGGGGATGCCGGTCATACTCGGAAGGCCCATCTCGCCGCTGGGCGACCTGGATCAGGATAGGGGCGTGCTGCGCGGCGAGCGCCTGGAATTGAGGGATAAGATATTGATGTTTCCATACGCAGTTGGCAGCAGCGTAGGGAGCTATGTGCTCTATTCCCTCGCCGCCAAGGGGTTATCTCCCTCCGCTATCTTCGTGGAAAAGGCGGACCTCATGCTGGTGTCCGGCTGTGCACTCGGCGGGATACCGCTCATCGAGCTGCGCGATGAATACGATAATATGAGGAACAGGCTGTCCGTCTGTCAGCGTGCATTCTTCTCAGCGCGCGTGCCAGATTTACTGGAGATCACCTGTGGAGGAACTCCCTGA
- the pyrE gene encoding orotate phosphoribosyltransferase yields the protein MYGLETKLWIEKKSVLGKELATILVGLGALRFGDFTLTSGRRSPYYIDLRLLPSYPSALERIADMYVAVMENEIGMSRLKVAGIPTAGLPLATAVSLRARLPLIYVRETPKLHGEMKMIEGVLSEGDEVVLIDDLATTGGSLLKAASAVRASGGHVSHAVVLIDREEGGSENLASAGIELHAVSRISDLLSWLEAVGGIPVDKVDTIKEYLKEVRSK from the coding sequence ATGTACGGCCTCGAGACCAAGCTCTGGATCGAGAAGAAGTCCGTGTTGGGAAAGGAGCTCGCAACGATTCTCGTGGGCCTCGGGGCCTTGAGGTTCGGCGACTTCACGTTAACGTCCGGAAGGAGGAGCCCCTACTACATAGACCTGAGGCTTCTGCCGTCATATCCGAGCGCGTTGGAGCGGATAGCCGATATGTACGTCGCGGTCATGGAGAACGAGATCGGGATGAGCAGGCTGAAGGTCGCGGGCATACCAACGGCTGGCCTGCCGCTGGCCACCGCCGTCAGCCTCAGGGCGAGGCTGCCGCTGATATACGTCAGGGAGACCCCCAAGCTGCATGGCGAGATGAAGATGATAGAGGGCGTGCTCTCCGAGGGCGACGAGGTAGTCCTGATAGATGATCTGGCCACGACCGGTGGCAGTTTGTTAAAGGCGGCCAGCGCCGTCAGGGCTTCGGGAGGCCATGTGTCTCACGCGGTGGTGCTCATAGACCGGGAGGAGGGTGGATCGGAGAACTTGGCGAGCGCTGGAATAGAGTTGCACGCGGTCTCGAGGATAAGCGACCTGCTCTCCTGGTTGGAAGCCGTCGGGGGGATACCGGTAGATAAGGTGGATACCATAAAGGAATATCTCAAGGAGGTGAGGAGTAAATGA
- the pyrF gene encoding orotidine-5'-phosphate decarboxylase, protein MVGVRRLPGAFAARIIELSRKDPIVIALDDPLDDVLATLRELSLGVPLNLKVGWMPVLHGGLSAITRAKELAQGGLVIADLKIADVPHVSGGIARALFNAGADGVIIHGFLGPDVISEVVHSAQGSGVLVVAETTNPGASLCYPRCSDSIAAAARDAGADGIIAPATRPERITALRRIIGRDLVIVSPGVGAQGGDAAATIAAGADMIVVGRSIMRSKDPALELARLRSEALRSLPGHSVYR, encoded by the coding sequence ATGGTGGGGGTGAGGCGATTGCCCGGGGCGTTCGCTGCTCGGATAATCGAGCTATCCAGAAAGGATCCCATAGTGATAGCGCTGGATGACCCCCTGGATGATGTATTAGCTACGTTACGCGAATTGTCGCTTGGCGTGCCACTGAATCTGAAGGTTGGCTGGATGCCGGTGCTGCACGGGGGGTTGAGTGCCATCACCAGGGCCAAGGAGCTTGCCCAGGGCGGCCTAGTGATAGCCGACCTCAAGATCGCGGACGTGCCCCACGTGAGCGGCGGCATCGCGAGGGCGCTGTTCAATGCGGGGGCGGATGGCGTGATAATCCACGGCTTTCTGGGGCCCGATGTGATCTCGGAGGTCGTACACTCCGCCCAGGGCTCAGGGGTCCTAGTGGTCGCCGAGACCACGAATCCCGGAGCATCCTTATGCTATCCAAGATGTTCCGACTCAATAGCTGCCGCCGCTAGGGACGCTGGCGCGGACGGTATAATAGCGCCGGCGACCAGGCCTGAGAGGATAACCGCGCTCAGGCGCATCATCGGCAGGGATCTGGTGATAGTGTCGCCCGGCGTCGGCGCCCAGGGAGGGGATGCCGCCGCCACGATCGCCGCGGGAGCCGACATGATAGTGGTGGGCCGGAGCATAATGAGATCCAAGGATCCCGCGCTGGAGCTCGCGCGGCTCCGGTCAGAGGCGCTCAGGAGCCTTCCCGGGCATTCAGTATATCGCTGA
- a CDS encoding SPFH domain-containing protein, whose protein sequence is MLAADLLIAFLVLVVLIILLSGIKILSEWERAPVLTLGRYAGMKGPGIIYVTPFISRVPMRISTRLQTYSFVIEQTLTKDNVPVDVDAVMYFMAADPEKCVLKAENYVEATKYAAQTTLREVIGQTTFDELLTEREKVGEIARNIIDEKTEAWGVKVTSVEIRDIKIPSMLQEAMSRQAQAERERRARVTLALAEVQAAEKMVEAANLYSGNDRAFQLRWMNMLYELGLQSEGPLIIVPANIPSAGVSTMGIIGLEDVMGGIKGKKRERGVRGRSGAEGEGAQTSQTDQK, encoded by the coding sequence GTGCTAGCTGCTGATCTTTTAATAGCATTCTTGGTCCTAGTTGTGCTGATAATACTGCTCAGTGGAATAAAGATACTGAGCGAGTGGGAGCGGGCGCCGGTGCTGACCCTCGGCAGATATGCCGGAATGAAGGGCCCGGGCATAATATACGTCACGCCATTCATCAGCAGGGTGCCCATGAGGATAAGCACAAGGCTGCAGACATACTCATTCGTCATAGAGCAGACCTTGACCAAGGACAATGTGCCGGTCGACGTCGACGCCGTGATGTACTTCATGGCTGCTGATCCGGAGAAGTGCGTTCTCAAGGCCGAGAACTACGTCGAGGCGACGAAATACGCCGCGCAGACCACGCTCAGGGAGGTAATAGGCCAGACCACGTTCGACGAGCTACTGACGGAGCGTGAGAAGGTGGGCGAGATAGCCCGCAATATAATAGACGAGAAGACCGAGGCATGGGGGGTCAAGGTGACGTCAGTGGAGATAAGGGACATCAAGATACCATCGATGCTGCAGGAGGCCATGTCCAGGCAGGCGCAGGCGGAGCGGGAGAGGAGGGCCAGGGTGACGCTCGCGCTCGCGGAGGTCCAGGCAGCGGAGAAGATGGTGGAGGCGGCTAACCTCTACAGCGGCAACGATCGGGCGTTCCAGCTGAGGTGGATGAACATGCTGTACGAGCTGGGGCTCCAGAGCGAGGGCCCCCTGATAATAGTGCCAGCGAATATACCATCCGCTGGCGTGTCCACGATGGGAATAATAGGGCTGGAAGACGTGATGGGCGGAATTAAGGGGAAGAAGAGGGAAAGGGGCGTCCGCGGCAGGTCGGGGGCGGAGGGTGAAGGAGCCCAGACCTCGCAGACTGATCAGAAATGA
- a CDS encoding autoantigen p27 domain-containing protein: MSSSDVNGLVVELMRRGASLLSETCPNCGGIMLRYKGVTFCPRCSGFTSIEEVEEKLAAPKDLLGDIEKLIYEGLREDLQALRSARGIEERAASLRSLREELEVLEMLLRVKDKVSGIGK; encoded by the coding sequence GTGAGTTCGAGCGACGTGAACGGGCTGGTGGTGGAGTTGATGCGCCGCGGCGCCAGCCTGTTGAGCGAGACGTGCCCTAACTGCGGCGGCATCATGCTCAGGTACAAGGGCGTCACCTTCTGTCCGAGGTGCTCCGGCTTCACAAGCATAGAAGAGGTGGAGGAGAAACTGGCGGCGCCCAAGGATCTGCTGGGTGATATAGAGAAGCTGATCTATGAGGGCCTTAGGGAGGACCTTCAGGCGCTCAGAAGCGCCAGAGGCATCGAGGAACGTGCCGCGTCGCTCAGATCCCTGAGGGAGGAACTGGAGGTGCTGGAGATGCTACTCAGGGTCAAGGATAAGGTGTCCGGTATCGGGAAATGA